A section of the Pan paniscus chromosome 11, NHGRI_mPanPan1-v2.0_pri, whole genome shotgun sequence genome encodes:
- the LOC103786919 gene encoding uncharacterized protein LOC103786919: MHTCSGTAGVRNPHFYTRAPGNRAHRGTRTPTGHTQSRTRPTSAHTRTPCTRDGRTHSHPYTCAKAHTPALLLPRSRAKQPQLPSGTRHAGVVPGTSPSVTVASASSRAFCTSSRRDFRLRHKNCPGRKSCSSVTKRSCTLYCRRAGTRAGAGVAAMVQAPLLLSPSSASPALLWAPRNCWGKGEAFGSAHHLPQLPLQVQSSTSETPGDFCWHLLPSASPPSSPWRARWKAATPHPPHRSAPYTRRWAQPPSGAAAPNTQVWRAREAPESGRGLEAKG; this comes from the coding sequence ATGCACACCTGCTCTGGGACAGCCGGAGTGCGCAACCCGCACTTCTACACGCGCGCGCCGGGCAACAGAGCGCACCGCGGTACACGCACGCCGACCGGACACACGCAGTCTCGTACACGCCCAACGAGCGCACACACCCGCACTCCATGCACGCGCGATGGGCGCACACACTCGCATCCCTACACGTGCGCTAAAGCGCACACACCCGCGCTCCTATTACCGCGCTCGCGCGCAAAACAGCCGCAACTTCCGAGTGGGACCCGGCATGCGGGGGTAGTGCCCGGTACTTCACCATCAGTCACCGTCGCGTCCGCCTCCTCCCGTGCTTTTTGCACCTCCAGCCGCAGAGATTTCCGGCTGCGGCACAAGAACTGTCCAGGCCGAAAGAGCTGCTCCTCCGTCACAAAGCGCAGTTGCACACTGTACTGCAGGCGCGCGGGGACCCGGGCCGGAGCCGGGGTCGCAGCCATGGTCCAAGCGCCTCTGCTCCTGAGCCCTAGCAGTGCCTCCCCCGCGCTGCTCTGGGCACCGAGAAACTGCTGGGGCAAGGGGGAGGCATTTGGAAGCGCGCACCACCTTCCCCAGCTCCCGTTGCAAGTTCAATCTTCGACCTCCGAGACGCCCGGTGACTTCTGCTGGCACCTGCTGCCCTCGGCATCACCTCCCTCATCCCCCTGGAGGGCACGCTGGAAAGCTGCAACTCCCCACCCTCCGCACAGGAGCGCCCCGTATACGCGCAGATGGGCCCAGCCACCCAGCGGGGCGGCAGCCCCGAACACACAAGTTTGGAGAGCGCGCGAGGCACCTGAAAGTGGTCGGGGTTTGGAAGCAAAAGGGTGA